Proteins encoded within one genomic window of Hermetia illucens chromosome 2, iHerIll2.2.curated.20191125, whole genome shotgun sequence:
- the LOC119649521 gene encoding serine/arginine repetitive matrix protein 1-like, which produces MDRSSSRTRESQRAQYVDSRIRREESPEPIYEEGKRGRDAENNDEGKRRLEAPDESYDDDKGKYGKKRSEISRHSRDDKRSRQSVPEKRHEGEILKDGSQRYSFEETKSLHSAKEAGREDDKNIYDSRAKRPEFSQSTYDKERSKRSVQHSIYVFEKDRSEDGEDRRSAGSSRFEEDIPKAASGRQDNSTRYRQTHDKDSAYSEPKSLYNVHKSKYEEDEEPADSAEEESDKRDKKEDYLEKRIEQRNDITRPPESSHIKEKRSEQSSPAAQQPIPLEGPYYYKVHSRSYVLTDSTLDRICAERAKDRERKNNKKNAADISPPLQGQQEPPPQSKPTTPRNRSRSESPDRTRKSACDIRKEPQFQQSKTTTPRDQCPIDSPDGPRKSFHDPPKHSPPSYRADRPVNQTRSYSPEQGGTPEEILKMASIQHHSENESSDRRHSSNDERPQAADYREKPTSSRSHILDDPSKTRSDHKLLKKPTADSTKSGIKFGSRYETSDLSTSQYEESSSTDPNKPRYTLQDTSSQKVSELIIKHDLQVAPNTESMTSEPMGLITPPRDAVTVSRYSRQPSGRNVFNSRPTESIKMTKSPFTIASETCSPETLASRSTWRSNCHASSQRPGRQLSQESRYYPSDPDRQLKYSAPDGRQRSPSRTTGGEQRSDYDSSPPNRASSTARSARFPESPSSRSPSVSPQRSSSQKRSPSRIPACGRKNCGALGAVGLSVRSIDVGSIHKVIDELSGRRPSTDFFVSVLPEKIHSKTFRVNIIDKETGDLLGYFYIDEEKFHLARTQGVFDNYLALYVLNSVGSITDFKSTMIPKAMKKYQCLTKCTCVE; this is translated from the exons ATGGATCGAAGTAGTAGCAGAACACGCGAAAGCCAACGGGCCCAGTATGTTGATAGTCGTATAAGAAGAGAAGAATCTCCTGAACCAATTTATGAAGAAGGAAAGAGAGGGCGTGATGCCGAGAATAACGATGAAGGGAAACGTAGACTTGAAGCACCAGATGAGagttatgatgatgataagggCAAATATGGTAAGAAACGATCAGAAATTTCAAGGCATAGCCGTGATGATAAAAGGAGCAGACAAAGTGTACCAGAGAAACGTCACGAGGGTGAAATACTCAAAGATGGGAGCCAAAGGTATAGTTTTGAAGAAACAAAAAGTCTGCACAGTGCTAAGGAAGCGGGACGAGAAGATGATAAAAATATCTACGATAGTCGAGCCAAAAGGCCTGAATTTTCCCAGAGCACTTATGACAAGGAAAGAAGTAAACGTTCTGTACAGCATAGTATATATGTCTTTGAAAAAGATAGATCTGAGGATGGAGAGGATCGACGGAGTGCCGGAAGCAGTAgatttgaagaggatattcCGAAAGCTGCTAGTGGCAGACAGGATAATTCGACAAGATATAGACAAACACACGATAAAGACAGTGCATATAGTGAACCCAAAAGCCTATATAATGTCCACAAAAGCAAATATGAAGAAGACGAGGAACCGGCTGATAGTGCTGAGGAAGAGAGTGATAAGAGAGATAAAAAAGAGGATTATTTGGAAAAACGTATTGAGCAGCGAAATGACATCACCAGGCCTCCCGAGTCAAGTCACATCAAAGAGAAAAGGTCAGAACAATCTTCTCCGGCTGCTCAACAACCTATTCCTTTGGAAGGTCCATATTATTATAAAGTACACTCTAGATCGTACGTTCTAACTGACTCAACACTCGACCGCATATGCGCAGAACGCGCAAAAGACCGGGAGAGaaaaaataacaagaaaaatGCAGCAGATATTTCACCACCTTTGCAAGGGCAACAAGAACCACCACCACAATcaaaaccaacaacaccaaggaATCGATCCCGAAGTGAATCGCCCGATCGAACTagaaaaagtgcttgtgacattCGTAAGGAGCCTCAATTCCAACAATCAAAAACAACTACTCCCAGGGACCAATGTCCTATTGATTCGCCTGATGGGCCAAGAAAAAGCTTCCATGATCCTCCCAAGCACTCACCACCATCGTATCGAGCGGATCGGCCAGTAAATCAAACGAGAAGCTATTCACCGGAACAAGGTGGAACCCCCGAAGAGATATTGAAAATGGCTTCTATTCAGCATCATTCTGAAAACGAATCATCAGACCGTAGACACAGTTCAAATGATGAGCGTCCTCAAGCAGCAGATTACAGAGAAAAACCAACTTCATCTCGTTCTCATATTCTTGATGATCCATCCAAGACGCGATCAGACCATAAACTTCTCAAGAAACCTACCGCCGACTCGACAAAATCGGGGATAAAATTTGGCTCGCGGTACGAAACAAGTGACTTATCAACCAGCCAATACGAAGAAAGTTCTTCTACTGATCCCAATAAGCCCAGATACACTTTACAGGATACTTCCTCGCAAAAAGTCTCGGAATTAATTATTAAACACGATCTTCAAGTAGCCCCCAATACTGAGAGTATGACGAGTGAGCCTATGGGCTTGATAACTCCTCCGCGAGATGCAGTGACTGTTTCCCGGTACAGCAGGCAACCTTCCGGCAGAAATGTCTTCAACAGTCGCCCAACGGAATCAATTAAAATGACTAAGTCGCCGTTCACTATAGCTTCAGAGACTTGTTCGCCAGAAACACTAGCATCTCGATCCACTTGGCGAAGTAATTGTCACGCTTCATCACAGCGGCCTGGCCGACAATTAAGTCAAGAATCGCGATATTATCCATCAGACCCAGACCGTCAACTTAAATATTCTGCTCCTGACGGCCGACAAAGGTCCCCATCTAGAACGACAGGAGGAGAACAAAGATCAGACTATGATTCATCTCCGCCAAACCGTGCTTCATCTACCGCACGCAGTGCACGATTCCCTGAAAGTCCCAGCTCCCGATCACCATCAGTTTCTCCACAGCGCTCCTCTTCACAAAAGAGGTCACCATCCCGTATTCCAGCCTGTGGACGCAAAAACTGTGGGGCTCTGGGTGCAGTTGGCCTTTCCGTACGAAGTATCGATGTAGGGAGTATTCATAAAGTTATTGACGAATTGAGTGGTCGACGTCCCTCAACAGACTTTTTCGTGTCCGTCCTTCCTGAAAAGATACATTCAAAAACTTTCCGCGTCAACATAATCGACAAAGAAACTGGTGACCTCTTAGGTTACTTCTATATTGACGAGGAGAAATTCCATTTAGCAAGGACCCAAGGTGTTTTCGATAATTACTTAGCGTTGTATGTGTTGAACTCCGTCGGCTCGATAACTGACTTC AAAAGCACTATGATacccaaagctatgaagaaatATCAGTGCTTAACGAAGTGTACGTGCGTTGAATAA